Proteins from a single region of Spodoptera frugiperda isolate SF20-4 chromosome 8, AGI-APGP_CSIRO_Sfru_2.0, whole genome shotgun sequence:
- the LOC118275382 gene encoding putative uncharacterized protein DDB_G0282133 isoform X4, whose translation MDYSHYDKHGNVKREDPSTSQPRPGRPKSRWDEDVYGPWVPVEPTRPNEVVQVAPQSSDTNYNEQYYYQDYYSPYYNLVPNNNATDSVGYYSSNPYNTFNQNYDTAASMSEYLYENQLPVNHGGYHSMDQPGSSAQSHQGSYCYTQRESYDKRKNKERNRATITERRKKNHATDSRGRTTRRKNGEREKDKPSRKTVVKKEIKSEPTTNTLQEEILNTKRKQLLKQINRSSRKERRKKTRSASEKNRQKKIKTFNRQCRSFTRKVLISKDKKYRSLSPASYQRYLDFQRFLINHYTSVSKYRVKRKKCIQRKNKKLINIQKKKDKQIESLNQQSSNEKIHETEESSDESSDEENTQGEQDKNVPTEQVTESKSSRKRPRSKSPKDSEKAKDENDNQENTKNENSKTPSKRFVKVKLNINIENPSCASDCSESCATMENLSFVEEIDVDKIIKLLNMDPNQETVSTEDTRGNARNEETLSQNNLTKDDLPNDNTSDDNEHHQANQTNKSVPSSDHEIIDLTVGEPAKDSSQNKAVNKQNQKPNKVAPKKNPKESGETMASKAKPNNPNQKDGTNSQQSKKETVKDNDSSKNNSSRNDSTKYDSSRKDSTKNNSSRNDSTKYDSSRKDSTKNDSSRKDSTRNDSRKKYSTRNDSSRRDSTRNDSSRRGSTRNDSSRRDSTRNDSSRRDSTRNDSSRKDSTRNDSSRKDSTKNDSSRKDPTKNDKSSRKDNSKEDESRTNTSNSDRDKTRRSEKRRSSDDGHNNSNTKRTRDSKHNDKSKSSDGKTRSK comes from the exons ATGGATTATTCACATTATGATAAACATGGGAATGTTAAGAGAGAGGATCCGAGTACGAGCCAGCCTCGTCCTGGGCGACCGAAGTCCCGATGGGATGAAGACGTGTATGGGCCCTGGGTACCTGTAGAACCTACGCGACCTAACGAAGTTGTGCAGGTCGCGCCGCAATCCTCAGACACAAACTACAATGAACAATATTACTACCAAGATTACTACTCCCCATACTACAATTTAGTGCCTAACAACAATGCTACGGACTCCGTAGgctat TACTCATCAAATCCGTACAACACATTTAACCAAAATTACGATACAGCTGCTTCTATGAGTGAGTATCTGTACGAGAATCAACTACCAGTTAATCATGGAGGATATCACTCTATGGACCAACCTGGCTCGAGTGCACAATCACATCAAGGCAGTTACTGTTACACTCAACGGGAAAGTTATGACAAACGGAAGAATAAAGAAAGGAATAGAGCGACAATTACAGAACGTAGAAAGAAAAACCATGCAACTGACAGTCGTGGCAGGACAACAAGGAGAAAAAATGGCGAACGTGAAAAGGATAAACCCTCTAGAAAAACGGTAGTGAAGAAAGAAATCAAATCAGAACCCACAACAAACACATTACAAGAAGAAATATTAAACACTAAGCGCAAACAGTTAttaaaacagataaacagatcttcaagaaaagaacgaAGGAAAAAGACGAGGTCTGCTTCTGAAAAGAATCgccaaaagaaaataaaaacctttaatCGCCAATGCAGAAGTTTCACAAGAAAAGTTTTGATCtcgaaagataaaaaatatcggTCATTAAGTCCGGCTTCCTATCAACGGTATCTGGATTTTCAACGCTTTTTGATCAATCACTATACAAGTGTATCAAAATATAGagtcaaaagaaaaaaatgtattcaaagaaagaataaaaagctaataaatatacaaaagaaGAAAGACAAACAAATTGAATCATTAAATCAACAATCTTCTAATGAAAAGATACACGAAACTGAGGAAAGTAGTGATGAATCGAGTGATGAAGAAAATACACAAGGAGAG CAGGATAAGAATGTCCCAACTGAACAAGTTACTGAATCAAAGTCGTCAAGGAAAAGGCCCCGAAGCAAAAGTCCTAAAGACTCAGAAAAAGCCAAAGATGAGAATGATAATcaagaaaatactaaaaatgAAAACTCAAAGACACCAAGTAAACGATTCgtcaaagtaaaattaaatataaatattgaaaatccATCTTGTGCTTCTGATTGTAGTGAGTCTTGTGCAACTATGGAGAATTTAAGTTTTGTAGAAGAGATAGAcgttgataaaattattaaacttctAAATATGGATCCAAACCAAGAAACTGTGTCAACTGAAGACACTCGAGGAAATGCACGCAACGAGGAGACGCTCTcgcaaaataatttaacaaaagatGATCTCCCTAACGATAATACTAGCGATGACAATGAACATCATCAGGcgaatcaaacaaataaatcagtTCCTAGTAGCGATCACGAAATAATAGATCTAACAGTAGGGGAACCCGCAAAGGATAGTTCACAAAATAAGgcagtaaataaacaaaatcaaaaaccaaataaagtaGCACCAAAAAAGAATCCAAAAGAATCTGGTGAAACAATGGCAAGTAAAGCTAAACCAAACAATCCAAACCAAAAAGACGGAACAAACTCACAACAATCAAAGAAAGAAACAGTTAAAGACAACGATTCATCGAAAAACAATAGTAGCAGAAACGATTCAACTAAATATGATAGTAGCAGAAAAGATTCAACGAAAAACAATAGTAGCAGAAACGATTCAACTAAATATGATAGTAGCAGAAAAGATTCAACGAAAAATGATAGTAGCAGAAAAGATTCAACAAGAAATGatagtagaaaaaaatattcaacgagAAATGATAGTAGCAGAAGGGATTCAACGAGAAATGATAGTAGCAGAAGGGGTTCAACGAGAAATGATAGTAGCAGAAGGGATTCAACGAGAAATGATAGTAGCAGAAGGG ATTCAACGAGAAATGATAGTAGCAGAAAAGATTCAACGAGAAATGATAGTAGCAGAAAAGATTCAACTAAAAATGATAGTAGCAGAAAAGATCCAACTAAAAATGATAAGTCATCGAGAAAGGACAATAGCAAGGAAGACGAAAGTAGAACCAACACCTCAAATAGTGATAGGGATAAAACACGACGGAGTGAAAAACGGAGGAGCTCTGATGATGGccataataatagtaatacgAAACGGACAAGAGATTCCAAGCACAATGATAAAAGTAAAAGCAGCGATGGTAAAACCCGCAGTAAATA A
- the LOC118275382 gene encoding dentin sialophosphoprotein isoform X1, whose product MDYSHYDKHGNVKREDPSTSQPRPGRPKSRWDEDVYGPWVPVEPTRPNEVVQVAPQSSDTNYNEQYYYQDYYSPYYNLVPNNNATDSVGYYSSNPYNTFNQNYDTAASMSEYLYENQLPVNHGGYHSMDQPGSSAQSHQGSYCYTQRESYDKRKNKERNRATITERRKKNHATDSRGRTTRRKNGEREKDKPSRKTVVKKEIKSEPTTNTLQEEILNTKRKQLLKQINRSSRKERRKKTRSASEKNRQKKIKTFNRQCRSFTRKVLISKDKKYRSLSPASYQRYLDFQRFLINHYTSVSKYRVKRKKCIQRKNKKLINIQKKKDKQIESLNQQSSNEKIHETEESSDESSDEENTQGEQDKNVPTEQVTESKSSRKRPRSKSPKDSEKAKDENDNQENTKNENSKTPSKRFVKVKLNINIENPSCASDCSESCATMENLSFVEEIDVDKIIKLLNMDPNQETVSTEDTRGNARNEETLSQNNLTKDDLPNDNTSDDNEHHQANQTNKSVPSSDHEIIDLTVGEPAKDSSQNKAVNKQNQKPNKVAPKKNPKESGETMASKAKPNNPNQKDGTNSQQSKKETVKDNDSSKNNSSRNDSTKYDSSRKDSTKNNSSRNDSTKYDSSRKDSTKNDSSRKDSTRNDSRKKYSTRNDSSRRDSTRNDSSRRGSTRNDSSRRDSTRNDSSRRGSTRNDSSRRDSTRNDSSRKDSTKNDSSRKDSTKNDSSRKDSTKNDSSRKDSTRNDSSRKDSTRNDSSRKDSTKNDSSRKDPTKNDKSSRKDNSKEDESRTNTSNSDRDKTRRSEKRRSSDDGHNNSNTKRTRDSKHNDKSKSSDGKTRSK is encoded by the exons ATGGATTATTCACATTATGATAAACATGGGAATGTTAAGAGAGAGGATCCGAGTACGAGCCAGCCTCGTCCTGGGCGACCGAAGTCCCGATGGGATGAAGACGTGTATGGGCCCTGGGTACCTGTAGAACCTACGCGACCTAACGAAGTTGTGCAGGTCGCGCCGCAATCCTCAGACACAAACTACAATGAACAATATTACTACCAAGATTACTACTCCCCATACTACAATTTAGTGCCTAACAACAATGCTACGGACTCCGTAGgctat TACTCATCAAATCCGTACAACACATTTAACCAAAATTACGATACAGCTGCTTCTATGAGTGAGTATCTGTACGAGAATCAACTACCAGTTAATCATGGAGGATATCACTCTATGGACCAACCTGGCTCGAGTGCACAATCACATCAAGGCAGTTACTGTTACACTCAACGGGAAAGTTATGACAAACGGAAGAATAAAGAAAGGAATAGAGCGACAATTACAGAACGTAGAAAGAAAAACCATGCAACTGACAGTCGTGGCAGGACAACAAGGAGAAAAAATGGCGAACGTGAAAAGGATAAACCCTCTAGAAAAACGGTAGTGAAGAAAGAAATCAAATCAGAACCCACAACAAACACATTACAAGAAGAAATATTAAACACTAAGCGCAAACAGTTAttaaaacagataaacagatcttcaagaaaagaacgaAGGAAAAAGACGAGGTCTGCTTCTGAAAAGAATCgccaaaagaaaataaaaacctttaatCGCCAATGCAGAAGTTTCACAAGAAAAGTTTTGATCtcgaaagataaaaaatatcggTCATTAAGTCCGGCTTCCTATCAACGGTATCTGGATTTTCAACGCTTTTTGATCAATCACTATACAAGTGTATCAAAATATAGagtcaaaagaaaaaaatgtattcaaagaaagaataaaaagctaataaatatacaaaagaaGAAAGACAAACAAATTGAATCATTAAATCAACAATCTTCTAATGAAAAGATACACGAAACTGAGGAAAGTAGTGATGAATCGAGTGATGAAGAAAATACACAAGGAGAG CAGGATAAGAATGTCCCAACTGAACAAGTTACTGAATCAAAGTCGTCAAGGAAAAGGCCCCGAAGCAAAAGTCCTAAAGACTCAGAAAAAGCCAAAGATGAGAATGATAATcaagaaaatactaaaaatgAAAACTCAAAGACACCAAGTAAACGATTCgtcaaagtaaaattaaatataaatattgaaaatccATCTTGTGCTTCTGATTGTAGTGAGTCTTGTGCAACTATGGAGAATTTAAGTTTTGTAGAAGAGATAGAcgttgataaaattattaaacttctAAATATGGATCCAAACCAAGAAACTGTGTCAACTGAAGACACTCGAGGAAATGCACGCAACGAGGAGACGCTCTcgcaaaataatttaacaaaagatGATCTCCCTAACGATAATACTAGCGATGACAATGAACATCATCAGGcgaatcaaacaaataaatcagtTCCTAGTAGCGATCACGAAATAATAGATCTAACAGTAGGGGAACCCGCAAAGGATAGTTCACAAAATAAGgcagtaaataaacaaaatcaaaaaccaaataaagtaGCACCAAAAAAGAATCCAAAAGAATCTGGTGAAACAATGGCAAGTAAAGCTAAACCAAACAATCCAAACCAAAAAGACGGAACAAACTCACAACAATCAAAGAAAGAAACAGTTAAAGACAACGATTCATCGAAAAACAATAGTAGCAGAAACGATTCAACTAAATATGATAGTAGCAGAAAAGATTCAACGAAAAACAATAGTAGCAGAAACGATTCAACTAAATATGATAGTAGCAGAAAAGATTCAACGAAAAATGATAGTAGCAGAAAAGATTCAACAAGAAATGatagtagaaaaaaatattcaacgagAAATGATAGTAGCAGAAGGGATTCAACGAGAAATGATAGTAGCAGAAGGGGTTCAACGAGAAATGATAGTAGCAGAAGGGATTCAACGAGAAATGATAGTAGCAGAAGGGGTTCAACGAGAAATGATAGTAGCAGAAGGGATTCAACGAGAAATGATAGTAGCAGAAAAGATTCAACGAAAAATGATAGTAGCAGAAAAGATTCAACTAAAAATGATAGTAGCAGAAAAGATTCAACTAAAAATGATAGTAGCAGAAAAGATTCAACGAGAAATGATAGTAGCAGAAAAGATTCAACGAGAAATGATAGTAGCAGAAAAGATTCAACTAAAAATGATAGTAGCAGAAAAGATCCAACTAAAAATGATAAGTCATCGAGAAAGGACAATAGCAAGGAAGACGAAAGTAGAACCAACACCTCAAATAGTGATAGGGATAAAACACGACGGAGTGAAAAACGGAGGAGCTCTGATGATGGccataataatagtaatacgAAACGGACAAGAGATTCCAAGCACAATGATAAAAGTAAAAGCAGCGATGGTAAAACCCGCAGTAAATA A
- the LOC118275382 gene encoding dentin sialophosphoprotein isoform X2 — protein sequence MDYSHYDKHGNVKREDPSTSQPRPGRPKSRWDEDVYGPWVPVEPTRPNEVVQVAPQSSDTNYNEQYYYQDYYSPYYNLVPNNNATDSVGYYSSNPYNTFNQNYDTAASMSEYLYENQLPVNHGGYHSMDQPGSSAQSHQGSYCYTQRESYDKRKNKERNRATITERRKKNHATDSRGRTTRRKNGEREKDKPSRKTVVKKEIKSEPTTNTLQEEILNTKRKQLLKQINRSSRKERRKKTRSASEKNRQKKIKTFNRQCRSFTRKVLISKDKKYRSLSPASYQRYLDFQRFLINHYTSVSKYRVKRKKCIQRKNKKLINIQKKKDKQIESLNQQSSNEKIHETEESSDESSDEENTQGEQDKNVPTEQVTESKSSRKRPRSKSPKDSEKAKDENDNQENTKNENSKTPSKRFVKVKLNINIENPSCASDCSESCATMENLSFVEEIDVDKIIKLLNMDPNQETVSTEDTRGNARNEETLSQNNLTKDDLPNDNTSDDNEHHQANQTNKSVPSSDHEIIDLTVGEPAKDSSQNKAVNKQNQKPNKVAPKKNPKESGETMASKAKPNNPNQKDGTNSQQSKKETVKDNDSSKNNSSRNDSTKYDSSRKDSTKNNSSRNDSTKYDSSRKDSTKNDSSRKDSTRNDSRKKYSTRNDSSRRDSTRNDSSRRGSTRNDSSRRDSTRNDSSRRGSTRNDSSRRDSTRNDSSRKDSTKNDSSRKDSTKNDSSRKDSTKNDSSRKDSTRNDSSRKDSTRNDSSRKDSTKNDSSRKDPTKNDKSSRKDNSKEDESRTNTSNSDRDKTRRSEKRRSSDDGHNNSNTKRTRDSKHNDKSKSSDGKTRSK from the exons ATGGATTATTCACATTATGATAAACATGGGAATGTTAAGAGAGAGGATCCGAGTACGAGCCAGCCTCGTCCTGGGCGACCGAAGTCCCGATGGGATGAAGACGTGTATGGGCCCTGGGTACCTGTAGAACCTACGCGACCTAACGAAGTTGTGCAGGTCGCGCCGCAATCCTCAGACACAAACTACAATGAACAATATTACTACCAAGATTACTACTCCCCATACTACAATTTAGTGCCTAACAACAATGCTACGGACTCCGTAGgctat TACTCATCAAATCCGTACAACACATTTAACCAAAATTACGATACAGCTGCTTCTATGAGTGAGTATCTGTACGAGAATCAACTACCAGTTAATCATGGAGGATATCACTCTATGGACCAACCTGGCTCGAGTGCACAATCACATCAAGGCAGTTACTGTTACACTCAACGGGAAAGTTATGACAAACGGAAGAATAAAGAAAGGAATAGAGCGACAATTACAGAACGTAGAAAGAAAAACCATGCAACTGACAGTCGTGGCAGGACAACAAGGAGAAAAAATGGCGAACGTGAAAAGGATAAACCCTCTAGAAAAACGGTAGTGAAGAAAGAAATCAAATCAGAACCCACAACAAACACATTACAAGAAGAAATATTAAACACTAAGCGCAAACAGTTAttaaaacagataaacagatcttcaagaaaagaacgaAGGAAAAAGACGAGGTCTGCTTCTGAAAAGAATCgccaaaagaaaataaaaacctttaatCGCCAATGCAGAAGTTTCACAAGAAAAGTTTTGATCtcgaaagataaaaaatatcggTCATTAAGTCCGGCTTCCTATCAACGGTATCTGGATTTTCAACGCTTTTTGATCAATCACTATACAAGTGTATCAAAATATAGagtcaaaagaaaaaaatgtattcaaagaaagaataaaaagctaataaatatacaaaagaaGAAAGACAAACAAATTGAATCATTAAATCAACAATCTTCTAATGAAAAGATACACGAAACTGAGGAAAGTAGTGATGAATCGAGTGATGAAGAAAATACACAAGGAGAG CAGGATAAGAATGTCCCAACTGAACAAGTTACTGAATCAAAGTCGTCAAGGAAAAGGCCCCGAAGCAAAAGTCCTAAAGACTCAGAAAAAGCCAAAGATGAGAATGATAATcaagaaaatactaaaaatgAAAACTCAAAGACACCAAGTAAACGATTCgtcaaagtaaaattaaatataaatattgaaaatccATCTTGTGCTTCTGATTGTAGTGAGTCTTGTGCAACTATGGAGAATTTAAGTTTTGTAGAAGAGATAGAcgttgataaaattattaaacttctAAATATGGATCCAAACCAAGAAACTGTGTCAACTGAAGACACTCGAGGAAATGCACGCAACGAGGAGACGCTCTcgcaaaataatttaacaaaagatGATCTCCCTAACGATAATACTAGCGATGACAATGAACATCATCAGGcgaatcaaacaaataaatcagtTCCTAGTAGCGATCACGAAATAATAGATCTAACAGTAGGGGAACCCGCAAAGGATAGTTCACAAAATAAGgcagtaaataaacaaaatcaaaaaccaaataaagtaGCACCAAAAAAGAATCCAAAAGAATCTGGTGAAACAATGGCAAGTAAAGCTAAACCAAACAATCCAAACCAAAAAGACGGAACAAACTCACAACAATCAAAGAAAGAAACAGTTAAAGACAACGATTCATCGAAAAACAATAGTAGCAGAAACGATTCAACTAAATATGATAGTAGCAGAAAAGATTCAACGAAAAACAATAGTAGCAGAAACGATTCAACTAAATATGATAGTAGCAGAAAAGATTCAACGAAAAATGATAGTAGCAGAAAAGATTCAACAAGAAATGatagtagaaaaaaatattcaacgagAAATGATAGTAGCAGAAGGGATTCAACGAGAAATGATAGTAGCAGAAGGGGTTCAACGAGAAATGATAGTAGCAGAAGGGATTCAACGAGAAATGATAGTAGCAGAAGGGGTTCAACGAGAAATGATAGTAGCAGAAGGGATTCAACGAGAAATGATAGTAGCAGAAAAGATTCAACGAAAAATGATAGTAGCAGAAAAGATTCAACTAAAAATGATAGTAGCAGAAAAGATTCAACTAAAAATGATAGTAGCAGAAAAGATTCAACGAGAAATGATAGTAGCAGAAAAGATTCAACGAGAAATGATAGTAGCAGAAAAGATTCAACTAAAAATGATAGTAGCAGAAAAGATCCAACTAAAAATGATAAGTCATCGAGAAAGGACAATAGCAAGGAAGACGAAAGTAGAACCAACACCTCAAATAGTGATAGGGATAAAACACGACGGAGTGAAAAACGGAGGAGCTCTGATGATGGccataataatagtaatacgAAACGGACAAGAGATTCCAAGCACAATGATAAAAGTAAAAGCAGCGATGGTAAAACCCGCAGTAAATAG